From the Phyllopteryx taeniolatus isolate TA_2022b chromosome 16, UOR_Ptae_1.2, whole genome shotgun sequence genome, one window contains:
- the rcn3 gene encoding reticulocalbin-3 isoform X2: MLLQSLASFYLLAAATFAVPAQEKRVHHHTDLSDRVHDDAHDFQYDHEAFLGKEEAKTFDQLTPEESKDRLAKIVDRIDTDKDGFINHAELHYWIKHRQRRYIEENVNKHWRDYDKNQDDKIAWGEYKNTTYGYYLDEEFDDIEDKATYKSMLTRDERRFKTADRDGDGIATREEFTAFLHPEEFDYMRDLVVKETIEDIDKNGDGKISLSEYIGDMYTLEEGESEPEWVQTEKKHFTDFRDANQDGYMDFSEVAHWILPGEVDHADNEAKHLIHETDTNKDGLLTLSEMLDKLDFIKISTITDYGAMEVDGHDEL; this comes from the exons GCTGCAGTCGCTAGCGTCGTTCTACCTCCTGGCCGCCGCCACCTTCGCCGTCCCCGCTCAAGAGAAACGCGTCCATCACCACACCGACCTGAGCGACCGCGTCCACGACGACGCTCATGACTTTCAGTATGACCACGAAGCCTTCCTGGGCAAAGAGGAGGCAAAGACCTTTGACCAGCTGACCCCTGAGGAGAGTAAAGACAGACTGGC CAAGATTGTAGACCGCATTGACACAGACAAGGATGGCTTCATCAACCATGCAGAGCTGCATTATTGGATCAAACACAGACAGAGGAGGTACATCGAGGAGAATGTGAACAAACACTGGAGGGATTATGACAAGAACCAAGATGACAAAATAGCATGGGGGGAGTACAAAAACACCACCTATGGATACTATCTTG ATGAGGAGTTTGACGACATCGAGGACAAGGCCACCTACAAGTCCATGCTCACCAGAGACGAACGACGATTTAAGACCGCCGATCGTGACGGCGATGGGATTGCCACGCGCGAGGAATTCACTGCCTTCCTCCACCCTGAAGAGTTTGATTACATGAGAGACTTAGTTGTAAAG gAAACAATTGAGGACATTGATAAGAATGGCGACGGCAAAATTAGTTTATCAGAATACATCG GTGACATGTACACACTAGAAGAGGGAGAGAGTGAGCCTGAATGGGTCCAGACTGAGAAGAAACATTTCACCGATTTCAGGGATGCCAATCAG GATGGTTACATGGATTTTAGTGAGGTGGCCCACTGGATTTTGCCCGGTGAAGTCGACCACGCTGACAATGAAGCCAAACACTTGATCCACGAGACAGACACCAACAAG GATGGACTTCTGACATTGTCCGAGATGCTCGACAAGCTTGACTTTATCAAGATCAGCACGATCACAGACTATGGAGCCATGGAGGTCGACGGCCATGACGAACTGTGA
- the nosip gene encoding nitric oxide synthase-interacting protein, translated as MTRHGKNCTAGAVYTYHEKKKDTAASGYGTQSIRLGKDAIKDFDCCCLSLQPCQTPVVTPDGFLYEKQAILECILHQKTDIAKKMKAYEKHKQAQKKDSQLDSKSEEREKVEKFKTRENSIVSKPINPFTSGQNRVGEKIRTDSSSSSSAPSSTGSVASSSQSLPSFWIPSLTPEAKPTLLKKPSKTVLCPMSGRPIKMSELVTVRFTPIDPSLDRVALINRQDRYVCAVTKDVLGNSVPCAVLRPSGCVVTQECVERLIKMDMTDPVSGDKLSDKDIIPLQRGGTGFAAAGVELKAKEARPVMQV; from the exons ATGACTCGCCACGGGAAAAACTGCACAGCTGGAGCCGTCTACACATACCACGAGAAAAAGAAGGATACAG CGGCATCGGGTTACGGCACACAGAGCATTCGTCTTGGTAAAGATGCCATCAAAGACTTTGACTGCTGCTGTTTGTCCCTGCAACCTTGCCAGACTCCCGTGGTCAC tcCAGATGGATTCTTGTATGAAAAACAGGCTATTCTGGAATGCATTCTGCATCAGAAAACGGACATTGCCAAGAAGATGAAG GCCTATGAGAAGCACAAACAAGCTCAGAAGAAGGACAGTCAGCTTGACTCCAAGTCAGAGGAAAGGGAGAAAGTAGAGAAGTTTAAAACCAGGGAGAACAGCATTGTATCCAAACCCATCAACCCTTTCACTTCGG GGCAAAACAGAGTAGGTGAGAAAATCAGGACGGACAGTAGCTCCTCATCATCAGCACCATCCTCCACTGGTTCAGTGGCCTCCTCCAGCCAGAGTCTGCCCAGCTTCTGGATTCCTTCTCTGACACCTGAAGCGAAGCCCACCCTTCTCAAGAAACCA AGTAAGACTGTGTTGTGTCCGATGTCGGGGCGGCCGATTAAGATGAGCGAGCTGGTCACAGTTCGCTTCACCCCGATAGACCCGAGTCTGGACCGAGTGGCCCTGATCAACCGCCAG GACAGGTACGTCTGTGCAGTAACCAAAGACGTCCTGGGCAACAGCGTTCCCTGCGCTGTCCTGCGACCTTC GGGATGTGTGGTGACGCAGGAGTGTGTGGAGAGACTCATCAAGATGGACATGACCGATCCTGTGAGTGGAGACAAGCTTTCCGACAAAGACATCATACCACTGCAGAGG GGAGGAACGGGCTTTGCAGCCGCTGGTGTAGAGCTTAAGGCCAAAGAAGCCCGTCCAGTGATGCAAGTGTAA
- the rcn3 gene encoding reticulocalbin-3 isoform X1 — protein sequence MLLQSLASFYLLAAATFAVPAQEKRVHHHTDLSDRVHDDAHDFQYDHEAFLGKEEAKTFDQLTPEESKDRLAKIVDRIDTDKDGFINHAELHYWIKHRQRRYIEENVNKHWRDYDKNQDDKIAWGEYKNTTYGYYLDEEFDDIEDKATYKSMLTRDERRFKTADRDGDGIATREEFTAFLHPEEFDYMRDLVVKETIEDIDKNGDGKISLSEYIGDMYTLEEGESEPEWVQTEKKHFTDFRDANQDGYMDFSEVAHWILPGEVDHADNEAKHLIHETDTNKDEKITKREILANWNMFVGSQATNYGEDLTKSHDEL from the exons GCTGCAGTCGCTAGCGTCGTTCTACCTCCTGGCCGCCGCCACCTTCGCCGTCCCCGCTCAAGAGAAACGCGTCCATCACCACACCGACCTGAGCGACCGCGTCCACGACGACGCTCATGACTTTCAGTATGACCACGAAGCCTTCCTGGGCAAAGAGGAGGCAAAGACCTTTGACCAGCTGACCCCTGAGGAGAGTAAAGACAGACTGGC CAAGATTGTAGACCGCATTGACACAGACAAGGATGGCTTCATCAACCATGCAGAGCTGCATTATTGGATCAAACACAGACAGAGGAGGTACATCGAGGAGAATGTGAACAAACACTGGAGGGATTATGACAAGAACCAAGATGACAAAATAGCATGGGGGGAGTACAAAAACACCACCTATGGATACTATCTTG ATGAGGAGTTTGACGACATCGAGGACAAGGCCACCTACAAGTCCATGCTCACCAGAGACGAACGACGATTTAAGACCGCCGATCGTGACGGCGATGGGATTGCCACGCGCGAGGAATTCACTGCCTTCCTCCACCCTGAAGAGTTTGATTACATGAGAGACTTAGTTGTAAAG gAAACAATTGAGGACATTGATAAGAATGGCGACGGCAAAATTAGTTTATCAGAATACATCG GTGACATGTACACACTAGAAGAGGGAGAGAGTGAGCCTGAATGGGTCCAGACTGAGAAGAAACATTTCACCGATTTCAGGGATGCCAATCAG GATGGTTACATGGATTTTAGTGAGGTGGCCCACTGGATTTTGCCCGGTGAAGTCGACCACGCTGACAATGAAGCCAAACACTTGATCCACGAGACAGACACCAACAAG GACGAGAAAATAACCAAGAGGGAAATCTTGGCCAACTGGAACATGTTTGTGGGCAGCCAGGCCACCAATTACGGAGAAGATTTGACAAAGAGTCACGACGAACTTTGA